The Xiphophorus maculatus strain JP 163 A chromosome 23, X_maculatus-5.0-male, whole genome shotgun sequence genome contains a region encoding:
- the LOC102232683 gene encoding E3 ubiquitin-protein ligase BRE1A-like has translation MSGQKRPADPSGPSSSGAPPEKRRERDGEDGGPGVSAGAGGSTAVETVIKLGGVSNSEEQDIKALQAKNRKLGESLDQRQVIEDELRERIERLETRQATDDASLLILNRYWNQFDENIRLLIRRYDQTSSEPEKSPTGEGRSLKPETPEPDGDSNQERAKDRGHQGETSNSFLATLASSTSEEMEAELQERVESSQKQASRLVEIYKNLKSTLDQLKTELDSGGDGGLKQVAIKLNSLLSRENELLQQLTENLKQKHSHMTSESRSLGRAANKADQRVSELQARIEELQWDMEKIRRRENRLNAHLSEILERVNSKGYKVCGEASSVCGTITINKRKFEEMNSELEENTELAENRLVELQKLQQDLQNVQQDNNSMKTELLSRAEGLVKESSEYRCLQSQFSVLYNESLTLKAQLDETRARLNTTRTARLRQLEHMENDEVALQRKVRTEVFQLEDTLAQVKKEYEMLRIEFEQTLAANEQAGPINREMRHLISTLQTHNQQLKGEVVKYKLRLRETQAELHQIRASKGSAILQSQSSTEMDVKDEMTSPSTPAVSGEPVVKIEPDNGSSTPSSTGISLKTEPGVEPDANIKEEEKDEKKEKEEKKEKDIIKKEEKDREREKEKERERPTRSSSSSGVKEEREKPGVSSQPEETGGDRLAVIGGSKRKEMEQLKIVRAELKKAQESQREMKLLLDMYRSAPKEQRDKVQLMAAEKKTKSEAEELRQRLRELEERERREGKKMADEEALRKIRSVEEQIDILNKKLSIAKQEEDALLSEMDVTGQAFEDMQEQNIRLMQQLREKDDANFKLMSERIKSNQIHKLLKEEKEELADQLLTLKTQVDAQLQVVRKLEEKERLLQGTISTAERELALRTQALDMNKRKAQESVLLSEELRAQLEQVQQKLKLVREEVVENSISREKESFNARRAQEDISKLRRKIEKAKKPAEKISNGDEILNEEINEYKARLTCPCCNSRVKDAVLTKCFHVFCFECVKTRYDTRQRKCPKCNAAFGANDFHRIYIG, from the exons ATGTCAGGGCAGAAGCGTCCTGCTGACCCCAGCGGGCCCTCTTCCTCCGGTGCCCCCCCGGAGAAGCGGAGGGAGCGGGATGGAGAGGACGGAGGTCCCGGTGTGAGCGCCGGAGCCGGAGGGAGCACCGCGGTGGAGACGGTCATCAAACTGGGAGGAGTGTCCAACTCT gaGGAACAAGACATCAAAGCTCTCCAAGCTAAGAATCGGAAGTTGGGAGAATCTCTCGATCAAAGACAG GTGATTGAGGACGAGCTGCGAGAGCGAATTGAGAGACTGGAGACTCGGCAGGCCACAGATGATGCCAGTTTGCTGATTCTCAACAGATATTGGAACCAG TTTGATGAGAACATCCGACTCCTCATCAGGCGCTATGACCAAACAAGCAGCGAACCGGAGAAATCGCCAACAGGCGAAGGACGGAGCCTGAAGCCGGAAACTCCAGAACCTGATGGAGATTCAAACCAGGAGCGGGCCAAAGACAGAG GTCACCAAGGAGAGACGTCTAACTCCTTTTTGGCGACTCTGGCAAGCAGCACCAGTGAGGAAATGGAGGCTGAGCTCCAGGAGAGGGTGGAGTCGAGCCAGAAGCAGGCCAGTCGTTTGGTGGAGATCTACAAGAACCTGAAGAGCACCTTGGACCAACTGAAAACAGAGCTTGACTCTGGGGGCG acGGTGGTTTGAAGCAAGTCGCAATCAAGCTGAACTCCCTCCTGAGCAGGGAGAACGAGCTGCTTCAGCAGCTGACCGAGaacctgaaacagaaacacagtcaCATGACCAGCGAG TCTCGGTCTTTGGGTCGTGCGGCTAACAAGGCGGACCAGCGCGTCAGCGAGCTGCAGGCTCGGATTGAAGAGCTCCAGTGGGACATGGAGAAGATCCGCCGTCGAGAGAACAGGCTGAATGCCCACCTGAGCGAAATACTGGAGAGG GTTAACAGCAAAGGCTACAAAGTGTGTGGCGAGGCCAGCAGCGTGTGTGGAACAATCACTATTAACAAAAGAAAG ttTGAGGAGATGAACAGTGAGTTGGAGGAGAACACAGAGCTTGCAGAAAATCGCCTCGTTGAGCTGCAGAAGCTCCAGCAGGACCTGCAAAACGTCCAGCAAGACAACAACAGCATGAAG ACGGAGCTGCTGAGTCGAGCTGAAGGTTTGGTCAAAGAGTCCTCAGAGTACCGCTGTCTGCAGTCTCAGTTCTCTGTGCTCTACAACGAGTCCCTGACCCTCAAGGCCCAGTTAGACGAAACCCGGGCTCGCCTCAACACTACCAGGACGGCGCGCCTTCGACAGCTGGAGCACATGGAG AATGATGAGGTGGCCCTGCAGAGGAAGGTCCGTACTGAAGTGTTTCAGCTGGAAGACACGCTGGCTCAGGTCAAGAAGGAGTACGAGATGCTGCGCATCGAATTTGAACAGACTCTGGCAGCCAATGAGCAAGCAG GTCCCATCAACAGGGAGATGCGTCACCTTATAAGCACGCTGCAAACACACAACCAGCAGCTGAAAGGAGAGGTGGTGAAGTACAAGTTGAGACTGAGAGAGACGCAAGCTGAGCTCCACCAG ATCCGCGCCTCAAAGGGCAGCGCCATCCTCCAGTCGCAGTCGAGCACAGAGATGGACGTGAAGGACGAGATGACCTCTCCTTCCACCCCAGCTGTTTCTGGAGAACCTGTGGTCAAAATAGAGCCAGATAACGGCTCGTCCACACCCAGCAGCACTG GAATTTCACTGAAAACAGAGCCCGGCGTTGAACCGGATGCAAACataaaggaagaggaaaaagatgagaaaaaagagaaggaggaaaagaaagaaaaagacattataaagaaagaggagaaagacagagagagagaaaaggagaaggagagagagcgGCCGACccggagcagcagcagcagcggggTGAAGGAGGAAAGGGAGAAGCCGGGCGTCAGCAGCCAGCCGGAGGAGACGGGCGGAGATCGGCTCGCTGTGATCGGAGGGTCCAAGAGGAAAGAGATGGAGCAGCTGAAGATTGTCCGAGCAGAACTAAA GAAAGCCCAGGAGTCCCAGAGAgagatgaagctgctgctggacatGTATCGATCGGCACCAAAGGAGCAGAGAGACAAAGTCCAGCTCatggctgcagagaaaaagacCAAGTCAGAG GCAGAGGAGCTTCGGCAGAGGCTGCgggagctggaggagagggagagaagagAGGGCAAGAAAATGGCGGATGAAGAAGCTCTGAGAAAAATCCGTTCAGTAGAAGAACAGATAGACATCCTCAACAAAAAGCTGTCCATCGCCAAACAG GAGGAAGACGCGCTGCTGAGCGAGATGGACGTGACGGGCCAGGCCTTCGAGGACATGCAGGAACAAAATATCCGCCTCATGCAGCAGCTCCGAGAAAAAGACGACGCCAACTTCAAGCTGATGAGCGAGCGGATCAAGTCCAACCAGATCCACAAGCTTctgaaggaggaaaaggaagagCTTGCCGACCAACTCCTCACCTTAAAAACTCAG GTGGATGCACAGCTGCAGGTGGTCAGGAAGCTGGAGGAGAAGGAGCGCCTCCTGCAGGGCACAATTAGTACTGCGGAGAGGGAGCTGGCTTTGCGAACACAAGCTTTGGACATGAACAAACGAAAG GCTCAGGAGTCTGTGCTGCTGTCAGAGGAGCTGCGAGCGCAGCTGGAGCAGGTTCAGCAGAAGCTGAAGCTGGTCAGAGAGGAGGTGGTCGAGAACAGCATCTCCAGAGAAAAAGAGTCCTTCAACGCCCGGCGAGCGCAG GAGGACATCTCCAAGCTAAGGAGAAAGATTGAAAAAGCCAAGAAACCAGCTGAGAAGATCAGCAACGGAGACGAAATCCTGAACGAAGAAATTAATGAGTACAAG GCTCGTCTAACGTGCCCGTGCTGCAACTCCCGGGTGAAGGACGCCGTCCTGACAAAATGCTTCCACGTCTTCTGCTTCGAGTGCGTCAAGACGCGCTACGACACTCGGCAGAGGAAGTGCCCCAAGTGCAACGCCGCCTTCGGGGCGAATGACTTCCATCGCATTTACATCGGCTAA
- the LOC102232942 gene encoding fructose-bisphosphate aldolase B, which yields MTHQFPALSPEQKKELSDIAQRIVAPGKGILAADESTGTMAKRLQKINVENTEENRRCFREILFSSDPSIANSIGGVIFFHETLYQKSDSGKLFPQVIKEKGIVVGIKVDKGTAGLNGTDGETTTQGLDGLSERCAQYKKDGCDFAKWRCVLKISDGCPSALAIAENANVLARYASICQQNGLVPIVEPEILPDGNHDLQRSQYVTEKVLAAVYKALNDHHVYLEGTLLKPNMVTAGHSCTKKYTPQDVALATVTTLRRTVPAAVPGICFLSGGQSEEEASLNLNAINQVPLHRPWKLTFSYGRALQASALAAWVGKDANKKAAQDAFFTRAKINGLASKGEYKPATPASQAAMQSLYTASYVY from the exons ATGACTCATCAGTTCCCAGCCCTCTCTCCGGAGCAGAAGAAGGAGCTCTCTGACATTGCTCAGAGGATCGTCGCTCCAGGAAAGGGAATCCTGGCTGCGGACGAATCAACAG GCACCATGGCGAAGAGGCTGCAGAAAATCAATGTGGAGAACACAGAGGAGAACCGCCGCTGCTTCCGGGAGATCCTTTTCTCATCCGACCCCTCCATTGCCAACAGCATCGGTGGGGTCATCTTCTTCCACGAGACGCTCTACCAGAAGTCAGACAGCGGCAAACTCTTCCCCCAGGTTATCAAGGAGAAGGGGATTGTTGTTGGGATCAAG GTAGACAAAGGCACAGCTGGTCTGAATGGAACAGATGGAGAGACCACCACCCAAG gTCTTGATGGCCTCTCGGAGCGGTGCGCCCAGTACAAGAAGGACGGCTGTGACTTCGCCAAGTGGAGGTGTGTGCTCAAGATCTCAGATGGCTGCCCATCAGCTCTCGCCATTGCAGAGAACGCCAATGTTCTTGCCAGATATGCCAGCATATGCCAACAG AATGGCCTGGTGCCCATCGTGGAGCCAGAGATCCTGCCTGATGGTAACCATGACCTGCAACGCTCCCAGTATGTCACAGAGAAG GTCCTGGCTGCTGTGTACAAGGCTCTGAATGACCACCATGTGTATTTGGAAGGAACTCTGCTGAAACCCAACATGGTCACCGCTGGACACTCCTGCACTAAGAAATACACCCCCCAGGATGTCGCCTTGGCAACAGTAACCACCCTGAGGCGCACTGTACCCGCTGCTGTGCCAG GCATCTGCTTCCTTTCTGGAGGCCAGAGTGAGGAGGAGGCGTCCCTCAACCTGAACGCAATCAACCAAGTTCCCCTCCACCGTCCCTGGAAGCTGACCTTCTCTTACGGCCGAGCACTCCAGGCCTCCGCTCTTGCAGCCTGGGTGGGCAAAGATGCCAACAAGAAAGCTGCGCAGGACGCTTTCTTCACCAGGGCCAAG
- the LOC102232418 gene encoding uncharacterized protein LOC102232418 isoform X1, translating into MARVWFSVATLVVGVSLCWAGGQQAKAESPPVVTLRTVITGTCQEIQRYAESVVGAGVIRSAAESAVLYLESMMGQENVQTLAMFLSTAIRFLAEGAASGLNVIAVYVTEILRVTGFDVATLPRFTPEGVTAVAQWGLVGLIAYWSLTILLRLLIGVFKQLFWVVKTVLALWLFGLIVTDKHASAETTAIRVGVLVLVVALLTLFTSSSEKTSGLESRLNKLEGRLRAVEKRKEE; encoded by the exons ATGGCTCGGGTTTGGTTTTCTGTAGCTACGCTGGTTGTCGGCGTGTCGCTGTGCTGGGCCGGGGGCCAGCAGGCCAAGGCGGAGAGCCCGCCGGTGGTCACCCTGCGCACCGTCATCACGGGAACCTGCCAGGAGATCCAGCGGTACGCGGAGTCGGTGGTGGGAGCAGGAGTGATCCGCTCCGCTGCTGAG AGTGCTGTGTTGTATCTTGAATCAATGATGGGTCAGGAGAACGTCCAAACCTTGGCTATG TTTCTGTCAACCGCAATCCGATTCTTGGCTGAGGGAGCAGCCAGCGGCCTGAACGTCATCGCCGTTTACGTCACCGAGATCCTCAGAGTCACAGGATTTGACG TTGCAACGTTGCCACGCTTCACGCCGGAGGGCGTGACCGCCGTTGCCCAGTGGGGTCTGGTGGGCCTCATCGCCTACTGGAGTCTGACCATCCTTCTCCGTTTGCTGATTGGCGTCTTCAAGCAGCTGTTTTGGGTTGTGAAAACGGTTTTGGCTCTCTGGCTTTTCGGACTGATCGTGACTGACAAGCACGCCTCCGCAGAGACGACAGCGATTCGAGTGGGAGTCCTGGTGCTGGTGGTCGCCCTGCTGACTCTGTTCACTTCAAGCTCCGAGAAGACTTCTGGTTTGGAGAGCCGGCTTAACAAACTGGAGGGGCGGCTGAGGGCAGTAGAGAAGAGGAAAGAGGAGTAG
- the LOC102232418 gene encoding uncharacterized protein LOC102232418 isoform X2, protein MARVWFSVATLVVGVSLCWAGGQQAKAESPPVVTLRTVITGTCQEIQRYAESVVGAGVIRSAAEFLSTAIRFLAEGAASGLNVIAVYVTEILRVTGFDVATLPRFTPEGVTAVAQWGLVGLIAYWSLTILLRLLIGVFKQLFWVVKTVLALWLFGLIVTDKHASAETTAIRVGVLVLVVALLTLFTSSSEKTSGLESRLNKLEGRLRAVEKRKEE, encoded by the exons ATGGCTCGGGTTTGGTTTTCTGTAGCTACGCTGGTTGTCGGCGTGTCGCTGTGCTGGGCCGGGGGCCAGCAGGCCAAGGCGGAGAGCCCGCCGGTGGTCACCCTGCGCACCGTCATCACGGGAACCTGCCAGGAGATCCAGCGGTACGCGGAGTCGGTGGTGGGAGCAGGAGTGATCCGCTCCGCTGCTGAG TTTCTGTCAACCGCAATCCGATTCTTGGCTGAGGGAGCAGCCAGCGGCCTGAACGTCATCGCCGTTTACGTCACCGAGATCCTCAGAGTCACAGGATTTGACG TTGCAACGTTGCCACGCTTCACGCCGGAGGGCGTGACCGCCGTTGCCCAGTGGGGTCTGGTGGGCCTCATCGCCTACTGGAGTCTGACCATCCTTCTCCGTTTGCTGATTGGCGTCTTCAAGCAGCTGTTTTGGGTTGTGAAAACGGTTTTGGCTCTCTGGCTTTTCGGACTGATCGTGACTGACAAGCACGCCTCCGCAGAGACGACAGCGATTCGAGTGGGAGTCCTGGTGCTGGTGGTCGCCCTGCTGACTCTGTTCACTTCAAGCTCCGAGAAGACTTCTGGTTTGGAGAGCCGGCTTAACAAACTGGAGGGGCGGCTGAGGGCAGTAGAGAAGAGGAAAGAGGAGTAG